One window of the Amycolatopsis mediterranei genome contains the following:
- a CDS encoding C40 family peptidase has product MTEHTDHLVRHGLDTTNQFAHKLRHDPVAITGARDAHVALRTSVGRTRDVASEQRVSLASASSGSTTDRATATSQSLEKEVQDLLDESAEIEKAVAEAAETLHVGEIKNDQVRDQIIKEISASMKALEAVKTIQPPESRGAASRDILLKLQTKISQLTGQAAAFSEQTINDLTAIGTRLGGDQSTSASSAASPTKVGSSFNSNSGYSGGSDGGGGGGGGGGGGGAVHKPRLPVAIPPQPGSGVAINLPGGKQVMAPNETAAKAVRNALSQLGVPYVWGGTARGVGLDCSGLTMTSYQDAGLQLPRTAAQQTVGAEVPSIDQLLPGDLVVWSGHVAMVIGDGQMIEAGDPVQISKIRTTNAGQSFIGFYRPTG; this is encoded by the coding sequence GTGACCGAGCACACCGATCACCTGGTCCGGCACGGCCTCGACACGACGAACCAGTTCGCGCACAAGCTGCGCCACGACCCCGTCGCCATCACCGGCGCGCGGGACGCGCACGTCGCACTGCGGACGTCGGTGGGCCGCACTCGTGACGTCGCTTCGGAGCAGCGCGTTTCGCTGGCTTCGGCCAGCTCCGGCTCGACGACCGACCGCGCCACGGCGACGTCGCAGAGCCTGGAGAAGGAGGTCCAGGACCTCCTCGACGAGAGCGCCGAGATCGAGAAGGCCGTCGCGGAGGCGGCCGAGACGCTGCACGTCGGCGAGATCAAGAACGACCAGGTCCGCGACCAGATCATCAAAGAGATCTCCGCGTCGATGAAGGCGCTCGAAGCGGTGAAGACCATCCAGCCGCCCGAGAGCCGCGGCGCCGCTTCGCGCGACATCCTGCTGAAGCTGCAGACCAAGATCAGCCAGCTGACGGGCCAGGCCGCGGCGTTCAGCGAGCAGACGATCAACGACCTGACCGCCATCGGCACCCGGCTCGGCGGCGACCAGTCGACGTCGGCTTCTTCGGCCGCTTCCCCGACCAAGGTCGGGTCGTCGTTCAACAGCAACAGCGGGTACTCCGGCGGTTCGGACGGCGGCGGGGGAGGTGGTGGCGGCGGTGGCGGCGGTGGCGCCGTCCACAAGCCGCGGCTGCCGGTCGCGATCCCGCCGCAGCCCGGCAGCGGCGTCGCGATCAACCTGCCCGGCGGCAAGCAGGTGATGGCGCCGAACGAAACCGCGGCGAAGGCCGTGCGCAACGCGCTTTCCCAGCTCGGCGTGCCGTACGTGTGGGGCGGCACCGCCCGCGGGGTCGGCCTCGACTGCAGCGGGCTGACCATGACGTCGTACCAGGACGCCGGCTTGCAGCTGCCGCGGACGGCGGCGCAGCAGACGGTCGGGGCCGAGGTGCCCTCGATCGACCAGCTGCTGCCCGGCGACCTGGTGGTGTGGTCCGGGCACGTGGCGATGGTGATCGGCGACGGCCAGATGATCGAGGCGGGCGACCCGGTGCAGATCAGCAAGATCCGCACCACGAACGCCGGACAGTCGTTCATCGGCTTCTACCGGCCGACGGGGTGA
- a CDS encoding glycoside hydrolase family 3 protein, whose translation MRLGRRLGIGALAVGLLLTPGTPALAGNGPAYKDSWRPVKVRVADLLSRMSLDDKLGQMMQAERLGVKSPADVTTGRLGSLLSGGSSQPTPNTPVTWADMYDGFQKAALATPLGIPLIYGVDAVHGHNGLYGATVFPHNIGLGATRDPRLVEKIGRATAEEVSGTGIDWDFAPCLCVARNDRWGRTYESFGEVPQLATQMTSIITGLQGTALNRPGSVMATAKHYVGDGGTTGGVNEGNTEISEQELRTIHLPPFKAAVQRGVGSVMISYSSWNSVKLHANSYLINDVLKKELGFSGIVVSDYNGVDKIDGKSGFTPDEVEAAVNAGIDMVMVPYEWQKFIDTLRSLVEQGRVPMSRIDDANRRILTKKFELGLFEHPLTDRRFLATIGSKPHRDLARQAVRESQVLLKNEGHVLPLSKRGSKIFVAGKNADDLGNQSGGWTVGWQGTSGPVIPGTTILQGIEQKSSAVTYAKDGTGIDKSYDVAVAVVGETPYAEGKGDRPQGMGLDATDLATLQKLKDSGVPTVVVLVSGRQLDIAAQLPDWAGLVESWLPGSEGQGVADVLFGDYHPTGKLPVTWMRSADQQPINAGDGKPALFPFGFGLRYPHRPW comes from the coding sequence ATGCGCCTCGGACGCAGGCTGGGCATCGGCGCGCTGGCCGTGGGGTTGCTGCTGACGCCGGGAACGCCGGCACTGGCCGGGAACGGCCCGGCCTACAAGGATTCCTGGCGGCCCGTGAAGGTCCGGGTGGCCGACCTGCTGTCCCGGATGTCCCTCGACGACAAGCTCGGCCAGATGATGCAGGCCGAACGGCTCGGGGTCAAAAGCCCGGCCGACGTGACCACCGGACGGCTCGGCTCGCTGCTCTCCGGCGGCAGCTCGCAGCCGACCCCGAACACGCCCGTCACCTGGGCCGACATGTACGACGGCTTCCAGAAGGCCGCGCTCGCCACCCCGCTGGGCATTCCGCTGATCTACGGTGTCGACGCCGTCCACGGCCACAACGGCCTCTACGGCGCCACCGTCTTCCCGCACAACATCGGCCTCGGCGCGACGCGCGATCCGCGGCTGGTCGAGAAGATCGGCCGCGCCACCGCGGAAGAGGTCTCCGGCACCGGGATCGACTGGGACTTCGCGCCCTGCCTGTGCGTCGCGCGCAACGACCGCTGGGGCCGGACCTACGAGTCCTTCGGCGAGGTGCCGCAGCTCGCCACGCAGATGACGTCGATCATCACCGGCCTGCAAGGAACCGCGCTGAATCGGCCGGGCTCGGTGATGGCCACCGCCAAGCACTACGTCGGTGACGGCGGCACGACCGGCGGCGTCAACGAAGGCAACACCGAAATCAGCGAGCAGGAGCTGCGCACGATCCACCTGCCGCCGTTCAAGGCCGCGGTCCAGCGCGGGGTCGGCTCGGTGATGATCTCCTACAGCAGCTGGAACAGCGTCAAGCTGCACGCGAACTCCTACTTGATCAACGACGTCCTCAAGAAGGAACTCGGGTTCAGCGGAATCGTCGTCTCCGACTACAACGGCGTCGACAAGATCGACGGCAAGAGCGGGTTCACCCCCGACGAGGTCGAGGCCGCCGTCAACGCCGGCATCGACATGGTGATGGTGCCCTACGAGTGGCAGAAGTTCATCGACACGCTGCGGTCGCTGGTGGAACAAGGCCGCGTGCCGATGTCCCGGATCGACGACGCCAACCGCCGCATCCTCACCAAGAAGTTCGAGCTCGGCCTGTTCGAGCACCCGCTGACCGACCGGCGGTTCCTGGCCACCATCGGCAGCAAGCCGCACCGCGACCTCGCGCGCCAGGCCGTGCGGGAATCCCAGGTGCTGCTGAAGAACGAGGGGCACGTCCTGCCGCTTTCCAAGCGGGGCAGCAAGATCTTCGTGGCCGGCAAGAACGCCGACGACCTCGGCAACCAGTCCGGCGGCTGGACGGTCGGCTGGCAGGGCACCAGTGGCCCGGTCATCCCGGGCACCACCATCCTGCAGGGCATCGAACAGAAGTCCTCGGCGGTGACCTACGCCAAGGACGGCACCGGGATCGACAAGAGCTACGACGTCGCCGTCGCGGTCGTGGGGGAGACGCCGTACGCCGAGGGCAAGGGCGACCGGCCGCAGGGGATGGGGCTGGACGCCACCGACCTCGCCACGCTGCAGAAGCTGAAGGACTCGGGCGTGCCGACGGTGGTCGTGCTGGTGTCCGGGCGCCAGCTCGACATCGCCGCGCAGCTGCCGGACTGGGCCGGGCTCGTCGAGTCGTGGCTGCCGGGCAGCGAAGGCCAGGGCGTCGCCGATGTCCTCTTCGGCGACTACCACCCGACCGGCAAGCTGCCGGTGACCTGGATGCGCAGCGCCGACCAGCAGCCGATCAACGCCGGCGACGGCAAACCCGCGCTGTTCCCGTTCGGCTTCGGCCTGCGGTACCCGCACCGCCCCTGGTGA
- a CDS encoding YbaB/EbfC family nucleoid-associated protein, which translates to MITTRQLIAQARAREEAMARVEELLASASGTAHDLDGQVEVTVDARGKLLRLWLAPSAVELGERLGPLVVEIAQAAMREATQDGYNKVALLLGEDMTAMIEQMTGVPAPARAEDDDPGMTVEEFQRQRAERLGAAPPEPEPASSVEDEDAYWESFDPASLRSDR; encoded by the coding sequence GTGATCACGACCCGTCAGCTGATCGCCCAGGCCCGGGCCCGCGAGGAGGCGATGGCCCGGGTGGAGGAGCTGCTCGCGTCGGCTTCCGGTACGGCCCACGACCTCGACGGCCAGGTCGAGGTGACGGTCGACGCCCGCGGGAAGCTCCTGCGGCTGTGGCTGGCCCCTTCGGCGGTGGAGCTGGGCGAGCGGCTGGGGCCGTTGGTGGTGGAGATCGCCCAGGCGGCGATGCGCGAGGCCACCCAGGACGGCTACAACAAGGTGGCCTTGCTGCTCGGCGAAGACATGACGGCCATGATCGAGCAGATGACCGGCGTGCCGGCGCCGGCCCGGGCGGAGGACGACGACCCGGGCATGACGGTCGAGGAGTTCCAGCGGCAGCGGGCCGAGCGGCTGGGGGCTGCGCCGCCCGAACCCGAGCCCGCTTCGAGCGTCGAGGACGAGGACGCGTACTGGGAGTCCTTCGATCCGGCTTCGCTGCGCTCGGACCGCTAA
- a CDS encoding DUF664 domain-containing protein, with translation MTREHEDLLGLLAEARKRLLIPVRDLTDADAAKRTTVSELTLGGLIRHLATGERLWLQVLRTADGSLPDGMLDTYQYTMSETLSHWLAAYAEAAAATDEYVASLPSLDIEVQLPATPWSPPEPQFWSARRIVLHLIHETAQHAGHADIIRESLDGANSTAQWG, from the coding sequence ATGACGCGCGAACACGAAGACCTCCTGGGCCTCTTGGCCGAAGCCCGCAAACGCTTGCTGATCCCGGTGCGCGACCTCACGGACGCCGACGCGGCCAAGCGCACGACGGTCAGCGAGCTGACCCTGGGCGGCTTGATCCGCCACCTGGCCACGGGCGAGCGCCTGTGGCTGCAAGTCCTGCGGACGGCCGACGGCTCGCTGCCGGACGGCATGCTGGACACGTACCAGTACACGATGAGCGAAACGCTGTCCCACTGGCTCGCGGCTTACGCGGAGGCCGCCGCCGCGACGGACGAGTACGTGGCTTCGCTGCCTTCACTGGACATCGAGGTGCAGCTGCCGGCCACACCGTGGTCACCCCCGGAACCGCAGTTCTGGTCGGCCCGCCGGATCGTGCTGCACCTGATCCACGAGACGGCCCAGCACGCCGGCCACGCGGACATCATCCGCGAATCCCTGGACGGCGCGAACTCGACGGCCCAATGGGGATGA
- a CDS encoding MauE/DoxX family redox-associated membrane protein has protein sequence MLNTVGTLARLGLAAVWLVSGALKLADPGQTLIAVQAYQVLPDALENVVAIALPLVELVLGLLLLAGLATRWAAAAALGLLLVLIAGIAQSWARGLSIDCGCFGGGGQVAAGQTEYPQEILRDTGFALLAGWLLARPRTWLSLDGWLGRGRGNSGEPGHDYSGIAEGN, from the coding sequence GTGCTGAACACCGTCGGCACGCTCGCCCGGCTCGGGCTCGCGGCCGTCTGGCTCGTTTCCGGTGCGCTCAAGCTGGCGGATCCCGGTCAGACGCTGATCGCCGTGCAGGCGTACCAGGTGCTGCCGGACGCACTCGAAAACGTGGTGGCCATCGCGCTGCCGCTCGTGGAACTCGTGCTCGGGCTGCTGCTGCTCGCGGGCCTGGCCACCCGGTGGGCGGCCGCGGCCGCGCTGGGACTGCTGCTCGTGCTCATCGCCGGCATCGCCCAATCGTGGGCGCGCGGCCTGAGCATCGACTGCGGGTGCTTCGGCGGCGGCGGCCAGGTGGCGGCGGGGCAGACCGAGTACCCGCAGGAGATCCTCCGTGACACGGGGTTCGCGCTGCTCGCCGGCTGGCTGCTGGCGCGTCCGCGCACGTGGCTGTCGCTCGACGGCTGGCTGGGGCGAGGTCGCGGGAACTCGGGCGAGCCCGGGCACGACTACTCGGGTATCGCGGAAGGGAACTGA
- a CDS encoding 4-hydroxybenzoate 3-monooxygenase: protein MTEHTTVVIVGAGVAGLTLGNILLRNGIDCVILEKYGREHVEQRQRAGTIDSRGVRMFREWGLEEVLAHDAPTEVDAGFFLDGEELPIDFSADDNDSVFLPQQVLVRNLTDAFLRAGGDLRFEADSITLENLEHPVVRYGDNVVTAGFIAGCDGDRGVSRTAFPAGVLTRYSREYGYAWLSVLAEVPANPSGMAIHSRGLAGMLPRGPHASRTYLQCALDDDLAQWPDERVWSELEARFGRPVASGRIADKRLVPLRNVVHSPMQSGKLHLLGDAAHIVPPMSAKGIHLALFDAEVFARGVIRQAKENDPSLLDSYSETCLSHVWNYQAFAAWITDIMHDAGDASYAGEFRKRVARAELERQFTSAAAGRLFAEFMAGVA from the coding sequence ATGACCGAACACACCACCGTCGTCATCGTCGGGGCCGGGGTCGCCGGGCTCACCCTCGGGAACATCCTGCTGCGCAACGGGATCGACTGCGTCATCCTCGAGAAGTACGGCCGGGAGCACGTCGAGCAGCGGCAACGAGCCGGGACCATCGACAGCCGCGGCGTCCGCATGTTCCGCGAGTGGGGGCTCGAAGAGGTGCTGGCGCACGACGCCCCGACCGAGGTCGACGCCGGTTTCTTCCTCGACGGCGAGGAGCTGCCGATCGACTTCTCCGCCGACGACAACGACAGCGTCTTCCTTCCCCAGCAGGTCCTCGTCCGGAACCTCACGGACGCCTTCCTCCGCGCCGGCGGCGACCTCCGGTTCGAGGCCGACAGCATCACTCTGGAAAACCTCGAGCACCCCGTCGTGCGCTACGGGGACAACGTCGTCACTGCCGGCTTCATCGCCGGCTGCGACGGCGACCGCGGGGTCAGCCGGACCGCGTTCCCCGCCGGCGTCCTCACCCGGTACTCGCGCGAATACGGCTACGCCTGGCTGAGCGTCCTGGCCGAGGTGCCCGCGAACCCGTCGGGCATGGCGATCCATTCCCGCGGCCTCGCGGGGATGCTCCCCCGCGGCCCGCACGCCAGCCGCACCTACCTCCAGTGCGCGCTCGACGACGACCTCGCGCAGTGGCCGGACGAGCGCGTCTGGAGCGAGCTGGAAGCCCGGTTCGGCCGGCCGGTCGCGTCCGGCCGGATCGCCGACAAGCGGCTGGTGCCGCTGCGGAACGTGGTCCACAGTCCGATGCAGAGCGGCAAGCTCCACCTGCTCGGGGACGCGGCGCACATCGTTCCGCCGATGAGCGCCAAGGGAATCCACCTCGCTCTGTTCGACGCCGAGGTCTTCGCGCGCGGCGTCATCCGGCAGGCGAAGGAGAACGATCCGAGCCTGCTCGACAGCTATTCCGAAACGTGCCTGAGCCACGTCTGGAACTACCAGGCCTTCGCGGCGTGGATCACCGACATCATGCACGACGCCGGTGACGCCTCCTACGCGGGAGAGTTCCGCAAGCGGGTCGCTCGTGCGGAGCTGGAACGCCAGTTCACCTCGGCCGCGGCGGGCCGCCTCTTCGCCGAGTTCATGGCCGGGGTCGCTTAG
- a CDS encoding helix-turn-helix domain-containing protein, with the protein MPETRHLTPPPGATPEGKGRLPHGFHLGTHRHADGQLVYAAAGGFATTTALGTWVAPADRVTWTPPGFDHSHRCYGRTDFRLVVIPAGLCGELLAHPGVFAVSPLLREALLALTDPRESKPGAHRRLRAVVIDELACPPEQALHLPEPRDDRLRTATDLLHAEPARTTTLAELGRAAGASERTLNRLFQAELGMSFLRWRTILRIHHALVHLTEGRSVTDTAMACGWSNPSSFIDAFTEVVGRTPGRYQAGLNRPR; encoded by the coding sequence ATGCCGGAAACCCGCCACCTCACTCCTCCTCCCGGGGCGACACCGGAGGGGAAAGGCCGGCTGCCGCACGGCTTCCACCTCGGCACCCACCGCCACGCCGACGGCCAGCTGGTGTACGCGGCCGCCGGCGGCTTCGCCACGACCACCGCGCTCGGGACCTGGGTCGCCCCCGCCGACCGGGTCACGTGGACGCCGCCCGGGTTCGACCACTCCCACCGCTGCTACGGCCGGACCGACTTCCGGCTCGTCGTCATCCCGGCCGGCCTGTGCGGCGAGCTCCTCGCCCACCCCGGCGTGTTCGCGGTGAGCCCGCTCCTGCGAGAGGCCCTCCTGGCGCTGACCGACCCGCGGGAGAGCAAGCCCGGCGCGCACCGGCGGCTGCGCGCCGTCGTGATCGACGAGCTCGCTTGCCCGCCGGAACAGGCCCTGCACCTGCCCGAACCCCGCGACGACCGGCTGCGCACCGCCACCGACCTCCTGCACGCCGAGCCCGCGCGGACCACGACCCTGGCCGAACTGGGCCGGGCGGCCGGGGCGAGCGAACGCACCCTCAACCGCCTGTTCCAGGCGGAGCTCGGCATGAGCTTCCTCCGCTGGCGGACCATCCTGCGCATCCACCACGCCCTGGTCCACCTGACCGAAGGCCGGTCCGTGACCGACACCGCGATGGCGTGCGGGTGGTCCAACCCGTCGAGCTTCATCGACGCCTTCACCGAGGTCGTCGGCCGGACACCCGGCCGGTACCAGGCCGGGCTGAACCGGCCGCGGTGA
- a CDS encoding RICIN domain-containing protein — protein MRSRRPLLRILAFFAACLGLSLGAPPVHAATPFKVLAFYSGTYDAAHISFEKEANVWFPQQAAANGFTYTATTNWNQLTTLTPDQYQVVLFLDDQPQSQAQFQGFQRYMQAGGAFFGFHVTAYNDSSTPSYANWFHNDFLGTGRFTSNTWGPTPETLKIENRTHPSTVNLPATIRSSTSEWYAWQNDLRQNGNITILASMDSATFPIGTDPNQTWYSGYYPIAWTNKNYKMLYANFGHNAMNYETNTALSSTFESADQNRFVLDGLKWLGGGSTGPTDPGTIDPAAFYAVTNKASGKCVDARAAGSANGTVIQQYTCNGTAAQQYQFAPTSGGYDRINNRTNPAEVIDVTDVSTADNAGLQLWSYSGGGNQQWQPVSEGGGYYHFVARHSGKCLTVPGSSTADSVQLVQAACSGSAAQSFKVA, from the coding sequence ATGAGATCCCGCCGTCCGCTGCTCCGGATCCTGGCCTTCTTCGCCGCCTGCCTGGGGTTGAGCCTGGGCGCTCCGCCCGTGCACGCCGCGACCCCGTTCAAGGTTCTGGCGTTCTACAGCGGCACGTACGACGCCGCGCACATCAGCTTCGAGAAGGAAGCGAACGTCTGGTTCCCGCAGCAGGCGGCGGCCAACGGCTTCACCTACACCGCGACGACCAACTGGAACCAGCTCACCACCCTCACCCCGGACCAGTACCAGGTGGTGCTGTTCCTCGACGACCAGCCGCAGTCGCAGGCGCAGTTCCAGGGCTTCCAGCGGTACATGCAGGCCGGCGGCGCGTTCTTCGGCTTCCACGTCACCGCCTACAACGACAGCTCGACGCCGTCGTACGCGAACTGGTTCCACAACGACTTCCTCGGCACCGGCCGGTTCACGTCGAACACGTGGGGCCCGACGCCGGAGACCCTGAAGATCGAGAACCGCACGCACCCGTCGACGGTGAACCTGCCGGCGACGATCCGGTCGTCGACGTCGGAGTGGTACGCGTGGCAGAACGACCTGCGCCAGAACGGCAACATCACCATCCTGGCGTCGATGGACTCCGCCACCTTCCCGATCGGCACCGACCCGAACCAGACCTGGTACAGCGGCTACTACCCGATCGCGTGGACGAACAAGAACTACAAGATGCTCTACGCCAACTTCGGCCACAACGCGATGAACTACGAGACGAACACCGCGCTGTCCTCGACGTTCGAGAGTGCCGACCAGAACCGGTTCGTGCTCGACGGCCTGAAGTGGCTCGGCGGCGGCTCGACCGGGCCGACCGACCCGGGCACGATCGACCCCGCGGCCTTCTACGCGGTGACGAACAAGGCGTCCGGCAAGTGCGTCGACGCCCGCGCGGCCGGCAGCGCCAACGGCACGGTGATCCAGCAGTACACCTGCAACGGCACCGCGGCCCAGCAGTACCAGTTCGCCCCGACCAGCGGCGGCTACGACCGGATCAACAACCGGACGAACCCGGCCGAGGTCATCGACGTCACCGACGTCTCGACCGCGGACAACGCCGGGCTGCAGCTGTGGTCCTACAGCGGCGGCGGCAACCAGCAGTGGCAGCCGGTGTCCGAGGGCGGCGGCTACTACCACTTCGTCGCCCGCCACAGCGGCAAGTGCCTGACCGTGCCGGGCTCGTCCACCGCGGACAGCGTCCAGCTGGTCCAGGCGGCCTGCAGCGGCAGCGCCGCTCAGTCGTTCAAGGTCGCCTAG
- a CDS encoding DsbA family protein has protein sequence MVAQARGASGDRRKWIIGVGAVVVVVVLVIGGVIWTIADRNQTEGQVINSGASTSALAGDVTQKRDGVVAIVGKTGAKASIDVYADFLCPICGEFEKQYKGQVEQAINDGKLQVRYHMVPLLNERSSPPGYSLDSANAALAAANAGKFLQFHDALFANQPQEGKRGYDKAQLIELGKNVGITDPAFAQTVNAGTYDQQLNAAFQQIENDPKLAQDFGGGQSGFGTPTVTANGSIVSWQDPDWLKKVLG, from the coding sequence GTGGTCGCGCAGGCCAGGGGAGCGTCCGGCGACCGGCGGAAGTGGATCATCGGGGTCGGGGCGGTGGTGGTCGTCGTCGTGCTCGTGATCGGCGGCGTCATCTGGACGATCGCGGACCGGAACCAGACCGAGGGCCAGGTGATCAACTCCGGCGCGTCGACGAGCGCGCTGGCGGGCGATGTCACCCAGAAGCGTGACGGCGTGGTCGCCATCGTGGGCAAGACCGGCGCCAAGGCCTCGATCGACGTCTACGCCGACTTCCTCTGCCCGATCTGCGGCGAGTTCGAGAAGCAGTACAAGGGCCAGGTCGAGCAGGCGATCAACGACGGCAAGCTGCAGGTGCGCTACCACATGGTGCCGCTGCTCAACGAGCGGTCCAGCCCGCCGGGCTACTCGCTCGACTCGGCGAACGCGGCGCTGGCCGCCGCCAACGCCGGCAAGTTCCTGCAGTTCCACGACGCGCTGTTCGCCAACCAGCCCCAAGAGGGCAAGCGCGGCTACGACAAGGCACAGCTGATCGAGCTCGGCAAGAACGTCGGCATCACCGACCCGGCGTTCGCCCAGACCGTCAACGCCGGTACCTACGACCAGCAGCTGAACGCCGCGTTCCAGCAGATCGAGAACGACCCGAAGCTGGCGCAGGACTTCGGCGGCGGGCAGTCCGGGTTCGGCACGCCGACGGTCACCGCGAACGGCTCGATCGTGTCCTGGCAGGACCCGGACTGGCTCAAGAAGGTCCTCGGCTGA
- a CDS encoding glutamate ABC transporter substrate-binding protein, which translates to MRWRTLLGSVLLLVTASACGPAKVSPTDSLVTRASATDHLTIGIRFDAPGLSEHTVDGRFVGFDVDVATFVASELGVSAKDITWRETTSATRETDLTSGAVDLVVASYSITDKRKQVVSFAGPYFTTGQDLLVRRTSADIAGPEALNGRRLCSVTGSTPAQQVKDKYAQAVQLVEYPRYSDCVTALLAGQIDAVTTDAVILAGYVARDPELLKIVGKPFSKESYGVGLRKDDTQGVAAVDDAIRKMISSGEWLRSLNANIGPSGYQLPPPPEVTQK; encoded by the coding sequence ATGCGGTGGCGCACGCTCCTCGGCTCGGTGTTGCTGCTGGTCACCGCATCGGCGTGCGGGCCGGCGAAGGTTTCGCCGACGGACTCGCTCGTCACCCGGGCGAGTGCCACGGATCACCTGACCATCGGCATCCGGTTCGACGCCCCGGGGCTTTCCGAGCACACCGTCGACGGCCGGTTCGTCGGGTTCGACGTCGATGTCGCGACTTTCGTCGCGAGTGAGCTCGGCGTCTCCGCGAAGGACATCACGTGGCGCGAGACGACGTCGGCGACGCGGGAGACGGACCTCACCTCGGGCGCCGTCGACCTGGTCGTGGCGAGCTACTCGATCACCGACAAGCGCAAGCAGGTCGTGTCGTTCGCCGGCCCGTACTTCACCACCGGCCAGGACCTGCTGGTGCGGCGGACGTCGGCCGACATCGCCGGGCCGGAGGCGCTCAACGGCCGCCGCCTGTGCTCGGTCACCGGGTCGACGCCGGCGCAGCAGGTGAAGGACAAGTACGCCCAGGCCGTCCAGCTGGTCGAGTACCCGCGGTACTCCGACTGCGTAACCGCCCTGCTCGCCGGGCAGATCGACGCGGTGACCACGGACGCGGTGATCCTGGCCGGCTACGTCGCGCGGGACCCGGAGCTGCTGAAGATCGTCGGGAAGCCGTTTTCGAAGGAGAGCTACGGCGTCGGCCTGCGCAAGGACGACACCCAGGGGGTGGCCGCGGTCGACGACGCGATCCGGAAGATGATCTCCTCCGGCGAATGGCTGCGCTCGCTCAACGCGAACATCGGCCCGTCCGGTTACCAGCTGCCCCCACCCCCCGAGGTCACCCAGAAGTGA